In Streptomyces sp. NBC_01426, one genomic interval encodes:
- a CDS encoding ABC transporter ATP-binding protein: MNEHGTWRRVSPDARRFLRGRTPALARLGGWSLLESAHTFLTGYGVARALDDGFLAGRTGVGLGWLVVAGLGALLGAFALRGVFAALADLVEPLRDGLVRRAVRHALDRAVADPSRAADAGAVSRLTQQTEMARDSFAGIVLTARSFVFTAVGALAGMAALAPVLLLVVLPPLLLGLGLFLATLRPMAGVQRDSLDTDEALSRGVGAVGEGLRDIVACGGGASAASGVETLIGAQERLTRRLARWAAVRTVALGAAGRLPVIALLVAAPWLLDRGVTAGTLVGALTYLVQALLPALHALMTALGSAGTRLLVVLERFCEPEAEAEPEPEPEPKPEAEAEAAPAPAPDPRPSRPPAPAAPVPAPAAPSVPPSAAELRGVTFAYGPRAAPVLEDLDLVVRPGEHLAVVGPSGIGKSTLTALLAGLLSPDRGTVLVAGAAARGERDASEPDPRRTLLPQQAYVFTGTVRENLTHLCPGARPPDDARVREAVTALGVGGLVERLGGLDGAVAPQRLSQGECQQLALAAAHLSPAPLLLLDEATCHLDPRTEARAEEALAARPGTLVVVAHRISSAARADRVLVLDGTRAVCGTHEELPARSPLYRDLVGLWNATGED; the protein is encoded by the coding sequence GTGAACGAGCACGGCACCTGGCGGCGGGTGAGCCCCGACGCGCGCCGCTTCCTGCGCGGCCGCACCCCCGCACTGGCGCGACTCGGGGGCTGGTCGCTCCTGGAGTCCGCCCACACCTTCCTCACCGGCTACGGCGTGGCCCGAGCCCTCGACGACGGCTTCCTCGCCGGCCGCACCGGGGTCGGCCTGGGCTGGCTCGTCGTCGCCGGACTCGGCGCCCTGCTCGGCGCCTTCGCGCTGCGCGGGGTCTTCGCCGCCCTCGCCGACCTGGTGGAACCGCTGCGCGACGGACTCGTGCGCAGGGCCGTGCGACACGCCCTCGACCGGGCCGTCGCCGACCCGTCCCGCGCCGCGGACGCCGGTGCCGTCTCCCGGCTCACCCAGCAGACGGAGATGGCCCGCGACTCCTTCGCGGGGATCGTCCTCACGGCCCGTTCGTTCGTCTTCACGGCCGTCGGCGCGCTGGCCGGCATGGCGGCCCTCGCCCCCGTGCTGCTGCTCGTCGTGCTGCCCCCGCTGCTGCTGGGCCTCGGCCTCTTCCTCGCCACGCTGCGCCCCATGGCCGGCGTACAACGCGACTCCCTCGACACCGACGAGGCGCTGTCCCGCGGGGTGGGCGCGGTCGGCGAGGGGCTGCGCGACATCGTGGCCTGCGGCGGGGGAGCGAGCGCGGCCTCCGGGGTGGAGACCCTGATCGGGGCACAGGAGCGGCTGACCCGCCGCCTCGCCCGGTGGGCGGCCGTGCGTACCGTCGCCCTCGGGGCAGCGGGCCGGCTGCCGGTGATCGCCCTGCTGGTGGCGGCCCCGTGGCTGCTGGACCGGGGGGTGACCGCCGGGACCCTGGTGGGCGCCCTCACCTACCTCGTACAGGCGCTGCTGCCCGCCCTGCACGCCCTGATGACGGCCCTGGGATCCGCCGGCACCCGGCTGCTGGTGGTCCTGGAGCGCTTCTGCGAGCCCGAGGCCGAGGCCGAGCCCGAGCCCGAGCCCGAGCCCAAGCCCGAGGCCGAGGCCGAGGCAGCGCCCGCCCCCGCCCCCGACCCGAGGCCGTCGCGTCCCCCCGCGCCCGCTGCGCCCGTACCGGCGCCCGCGGCGCCGTCCGTCCCGCCGTCCGCCGCGGAGCTCCGCGGCGTGACCTTCGCCTACGGCCCCCGGGCGGCCCCCGTACTGGAGGACCTCGACCTGGTCGTCCGCCCGGGCGAGCACCTCGCCGTCGTCGGCCCGAGCGGCATCGGCAAGTCGACGCTCACCGCGCTGCTCGCCGGGCTGCTCAGCCCCGACCGGGGCACGGTCCTGGTCGCCGGGGCGGCCGCACGCGGCGAGCGGGACGCCTCGGAGCCGGATCCGCGCCGCACACTGCTGCCCCAGCAGGCCTACGTCTTCACCGGCACCGTCCGGGAGAACCTGACCCACCTGTGCCCCGGGGCGCGTCCACCCGACGACGCCCGGGTGCGCGAGGCGGTCACCGCCCTGGGTGTGGGCGGCCTCGTCGAGCGGCTCGGCGGCCTGGACGGGGCCGTCGCGCCGCAACGACTGTCCCAGGGCGAGTGCCAGCAGCTCGCCCTGGCCGCCGCCCACCTCTCGCCCGCTCCGCTGCTGCTGCTCGACGAGGCCACCTGTCATCTGGACCCGCGCACCGAGGCGCGCGCCGAAGAGGCCCTCGCCGCCCGCCCGGGCACCCTCGTCGTGGTGGCCCACCGGATCTCGTCGGCGGCCCGGGCCGACCGGGTCCTCGTGCTGGACGGGACCCGGGCGGTGTGCGGCACGCACGAGGAACTCCCGGCCCGATCACCCCTGTACCGGGACCTGGTGGGGCTCTGGAACGCCACCGGGGAGGACTGA
- a CDS encoding response regulator transcription factor, translating to MDKDGSPGRLVRAVRRVAAGERFVDASLASACMEADPVPLSPRELSVLARAAEGDSIAEIASALHLASGTVRNYMAAATRKAGARNRIDAIRISRREGWV from the coding sequence GTGGACAAGGACGGCTCGCCGGGCCGCCTGGTACGGGCCGTGCGCCGGGTCGCGGCCGGTGAGCGCTTCGTCGACGCCTCGCTCGCGTCCGCCTGCATGGAGGCGGACCCGGTACCGCTGAGTCCCCGCGAACTGAGCGTGCTGGCCCGCGCGGCGGAGGGCGATTCGATCGCCGAGATCGCCAGTGCCCTGCACCTGGCCAGCGGCACCGTGCGCAACTACATGGCCGCCGCCACGCGCAAGGCCGGCGCGCGCAACCGCATCGACGCCATCCGCATATCCCGCAGGGAGGGCTGGGTCTGA
- a CDS encoding SpoIIE family protein phosphatase, producing MNSPQHQDGPRGEKSSLEADDVTVPAARGSRPGGPGAARRLDPGADVGPLAATVERLRREVREAQSASDGRALIEMAKGVLVGKLGCGPAEAARQLAILAEQSGTTVLGLSVEIINEASRDRVSELAAEFLERAEADGDGPDGAAAVRLRAAESGLLSASDAQAVATALLENALAPLGAHGVVIWLAGADSSLTLAGQAGFTEDEALRWRYVPPEVATCARLALVERGPAFVSRLSDSGMPSIGRRRHPHGGRIAVPAGTGGRIHGVLEVCWPQPLAPQPPRIIRQIEALAELCAHTLEDPTGAGTPSVPGRTPHAAVAELTSLADHLHDPALVLTPILGPAGGLTDFRVHHANDRFTDPAGRPRSAVSGSTFLEAYPLAAEDNGLFEKLERVYATGESFQTRRMTLTAFIDDVPLTGVADASITRHGAALLLIWRIEDETARLAGLLQHAQRLGRIGGFEENFTTGEITWNGQLFSLYGLPAGASPVPLEALPGHAHPDDITSISRFLRTLMHYRREASVAFRLQRPDGVTRHIRIVAEPVQDADGSLFAVRGAYQDISAQHWTEVALAATRDQLAHTEAESAERSRLALQLQHAIMPPAPAPLDAPGIRIGVRYRPAESQALIGGDWYDSVVLPNRQVLLCVGDVAGHGIEAATGMVVLRNALRGLAVTGAGPAQLLTWLNAVAHHLTSDLTATAVCGIFDPDRRVLRWARAGHLPPILVRGARATAFPLAKGLLLGAVPNAEYTEEVVQLEAEDTVLMYTDGLVERRDTSMMDSLTQLLGLAQRESPSLESRLDRLLTHSRSDTDDDTCLVGVQVR from the coding sequence GTGAACAGCCCTCAGCACCAAGACGGACCGCGGGGTGAGAAGTCATCCCTGGAGGCGGACGACGTCACCGTTCCCGCTGCCCGCGGCTCCCGGCCCGGTGGGCCCGGTGCGGCCCGCCGGCTGGATCCCGGCGCCGACGTGGGCCCGCTGGCCGCCACCGTGGAACGCCTGCGCCGGGAGGTGCGCGAGGCGCAGTCCGCGTCGGACGGGCGGGCCCTGATCGAGATGGCCAAGGGCGTTCTCGTCGGCAAACTGGGGTGCGGTCCCGCCGAGGCGGCGCGGCAGTTGGCGATCCTGGCCGAGCAGTCGGGCACGACCGTGCTCGGTCTCTCGGTGGAGATCATCAACGAGGCGTCCCGGGACCGGGTCAGTGAGCTCGCGGCGGAGTTCCTGGAGCGCGCGGAGGCGGACGGCGACGGCCCGGACGGTGCGGCGGCGGTGCGGTTGCGCGCGGCCGAGAGCGGGCTGTTGTCCGCCTCGGACGCCCAGGCCGTGGCGACCGCGCTGTTGGAGAACGCGTTGGCTCCGCTCGGGGCGCACGGCGTGGTCATCTGGCTCGCGGGGGCGGACTCCTCGCTGACGCTGGCCGGGCAGGCCGGGTTCACCGAGGACGAGGCGCTCCGCTGGCGGTACGTGCCGCCCGAGGTCGCCACCTGCGCGCGTCTCGCGCTCGTCGAGCGGGGGCCCGCCTTCGTCTCGCGTCTGTCCGACTCCGGCATGCCCTCGATCGGGCGCCGCCGGCATCCGCACGGGGGACGCATAGCGGTACCGGCGGGGACGGGCGGCCGCATCCACGGGGTGCTGGAGGTGTGCTGGCCGCAGCCGCTGGCGCCGCAGCCGCCGCGGATCATCCGGCAGATCGAGGCGTTGGCGGAGCTGTGCGCCCACACGCTGGAGGATCCGACGGGCGCGGGCACGCCCTCGGTGCCGGGCCGGACGCCGCACGCGGCGGTGGCCGAACTGACTTCTCTCGCCGACCACTTGCACGATCCGGCGCTCGTCCTCACGCCGATCCTCGGCCCCGCGGGCGGCCTGACGGACTTCCGGGTCCACCACGCCAACGACCGTTTCACCGACCCCGCCGGTCGACCCCGCAGCGCCGTGAGCGGCTCCACGTTCCTGGAGGCCTATCCCCTGGCGGCCGAGGACAACGGACTCTTCGAGAAGCTGGAACGGGTCTACGCCACCGGGGAGTCCTTCCAGACCCGGCGGATGACGCTGACCGCCTTCATCGACGACGTGCCGCTCACCGGCGTGGCCGACGCCAGCATCACGCGGCACGGCGCCGCGCTCCTGTTGATCTGGCGGATCGAGGACGAGACCGCGCGGCTGGCCGGCCTGCTGCAACACGCGCAGCGGCTCGGCCGGATCGGCGGCTTCGAGGAGAACTTCACCACGGGCGAGATCACCTGGAACGGGCAGCTCTTCTCGCTGTACGGGCTGCCGGCGGGCGCCTCGCCGGTGCCTCTGGAAGCGCTCCCCGGTCACGCGCACCCCGATGACATCACCTCGATCAGTCGGTTCCTGCGCACGCTGATGCACTACCGGCGCGAGGCCTCCGTGGCCTTCCGCCTCCAGCGTCCGGACGGGGTGACCCGGCACATCCGCATCGTCGCGGAGCCCGTCCAGGACGCGGACGGCTCGCTGTTCGCCGTACGGGGCGCCTACCAGGACATCTCCGCACAGCATTGGACCGAGGTGGCTCTGGCCGCCACCCGGGATCAACTGGCCCACACAGAGGCCGAGTCGGCGGAGCGCAGCCGTCTCGCGTTGCAGTTGCAGCACGCGATCATGCCGCCCGCGCCCGCGCCGCTCGACGCGCCGGGGATCCGCATCGGCGTGCGGTACCGGCCTGCCGAGTCGCAGGCCCTGATCGGCGGGGACTGGTACGACTCGGTGGTCCTGCCGAACCGGCAGGTGCTCCTGTGCGTCGGCGACGTCGCCGGCCACGGCATCGAGGCGGCCACCGGCATGGTGGTCCTGCGCAACGCCCTGCGCGGCCTCGCGGTGACCGGCGCCGGGCCCGCCCAGTTGCTCACCTGGCTGAACGCGGTCGCCCACCACCTGACCAGCGACCTGACCGCGACCGCCGTGTGCGGGATCTTCGATCCGGACCGGCGGGTGTTGCGTTGGGCGCGCGCGGGACACCTGCCGCCCATCCTCGTGCGGGGCGCTCGGGCCACGGCCTTCCCGCTGGCCAAGGGTCTGTTGCTCGGTGCGGTGCCGAACGCGGAGTACACGGAGGAGGTGGTGCAGCTCGAAGCCGAGGACACCGTGTTGATGTACACCGACGGGCTCGTGGAACGCCGGGACACCTCCATGATGGATTCCCTGACCCAACTCCTGGGCCTCGCGCAGCGGGAGTCCCCGTCGCTGGAGAGCCGCCTCGATCGCCTGCTGACCCACAGCAGGTCGGACACGGACGACGACACCTGCCTCGTCGGGGTCCAGGTGCGCTGA
- a CDS encoding MFS transporter: MGVDEVATGSRGRRLFSGRDRAVIAAASLSMLLVQMDWFALNLMLPVIARDFSTPTTDLQWLVSGYMLTLGALMITGGRAADVHGRRTVIVWGLTGFALVSVVCAAAQNELWLVVGRVVQGATAALIFPVAVAVVTAHFRDDRQGRAVGTVLAFSAIGTALGPFVGGAFAEHVSWRAVFLLNVPFCAVAAFLMLRFVTDTRDEEAGHGLDLPGAVTVAAGLTAIMIAVDQGGRWGWASPATLGCLVAGALLLALFVVIERRTAEPLLDLSLLRNGPFVTVTLAGSVSNIVYCLVAVLSALYLQQARGLSPLDAGLIFLALSVGAGAASYWSGHLAHRWRPETLMAGGLVLSGLGLLLLTWTNPLALYTAVFAVVGVGLGFGWALTNVATQSYVPENRLAAASGLVLTSLVLLGAMAVAVATTVLEVLSGSAERAASDGPAIEEVLRVAALLSLLGAAALLPLIRAGRRSPPRTTGTLPAP; the protein is encoded by the coding sequence ATGGGCGTGGACGAGGTGGCCACCGGATCGCGCGGGCGCCGGCTGTTCTCCGGCCGGGACCGCGCCGTCATCGCGGCGGCCTCGCTCTCGATGCTCCTGGTCCAGATGGACTGGTTCGCCCTCAACCTGATGCTGCCGGTGATCGCCCGGGACTTCTCCACGCCCACCACCGACCTCCAGTGGCTGGTCAGCGGCTACATGCTGACCCTCGGAGCCTTGATGATCACCGGCGGCCGGGCCGCCGACGTCCACGGCCGTCGTACCGTCATCGTGTGGGGGCTGACCGGCTTCGCCCTCGTGTCCGTGGTGTGCGCCGCCGCGCAGAACGAGCTCTGGCTGGTCGTCGGACGCGTGGTGCAGGGCGCCACGGCGGCGCTGATCTTCCCCGTCGCCGTCGCGGTCGTCACCGCCCACTTCCGCGACGACCGACAAGGCCGCGCCGTGGGCACGGTGTTGGCCTTCAGCGCGATCGGCACCGCGCTCGGACCGTTCGTGGGCGGGGCCTTCGCCGAGCACGTCAGCTGGCGGGCGGTGTTCCTGCTGAACGTGCCCTTCTGCGCCGTCGCCGCCTTCCTCATGCTGCGCTTCGTCACCGACACCCGCGACGAGGAGGCCGGACACGGACTGGACCTGCCCGGCGCCGTCACCGTGGCCGCCGGTCTCACTGCGATCATGATCGCCGTCGACCAGGGCGGTCGCTGGGGCTGGGCCTCGCCGGCCACCCTCGGCTGCCTGGTCGCGGGAGCCCTGCTGCTCGCCCTCTTCGTGGTGATCGAACGGCGGACCGCCGAGCCGCTGCTGGACCTGTCCCTGCTGCGCAACGGGCCGTTCGTGACCGTCACCCTGGCCGGCTCCGTGTCGAACATCGTGTACTGCCTGGTGGCGGTCCTGTCCGCGCTGTACCTCCAGCAGGCCCGCGGGCTGTCCCCGCTCGACGCCGGACTGATCTTCCTCGCGCTGTCCGTCGGCGCGGGCGCCGCCAGCTACTGGTCCGGGCACCTCGCCCACCGGTGGCGGCCCGAGACGCTGATGGCCGGCGGTCTGGTCCTGAGCGGCCTCGGCCTCCTGCTGCTGACGTGGACGAACCCGCTCGCCCTCTACACCGCCGTCTTCGCGGTCGTGGGCGTCGGACTGGGGTTCGGCTGGGCCCTGACGAACGTGGCCACCCAGTCGTACGTCCCCGAGAACCGCCTGGCCGCCGCCTCCGGGCTGGTCCTTACCTCGCTGGTCCTGCTCGGCGCCATGGCCGTGGCCGTCGCGACGACCGTGCTGGAGGTCCTCAGCGGATCGGCGGAGCGGGCCGCCTCCGACGGACCGGCCATCGAGGAGGTGCTGCGGGTCGCCGCACTCCTGTCGCTCCTGGGCGCCGCCGCCCTCCTCCCGCTGATCCGGGCGGGCCGCCGGTCGCCCCCGAGGACGACCGGAACCCTTCCTGCGCCGTGA
- a CDS encoding chaplin gives MSRVLKTAGLALAAGAVVIGGASMASADAGAQGAAIGSPGVLSGNLIQVPVHIPINACGNSVSVIGLLNPAFGNTCVNA, from the coding sequence ATGTCGCGTGTTCTGAAGACCGCCGGTCTCGCCCTCGCCGCCGGAGCCGTCGTGATCGGTGGAGCCTCGATGGCGTCCGCGGACGCCGGTGCGCAGGGCGCGGCGATCGGTTCCCCCGGTGTCCTGTCGGGGAACCTCATCCAGGTGCCCGTCCACATCCCGATCAACGCCTGCGGCAACTCCGTCAGCGTCATCGGCCTGCTCAACCCGGCGTTCGGCAACACCTGCGTCAACGCCTGA
- a CDS encoding flavin monoamine oxidase family protein translates to MIIESSSGTAGQTSRRSLLAGAGALAVAGGVAAGAAPASAVTTTAPAAAPSADWDTCLAVARSVLVRDDNDESLVPRYADVLLKSGLPRSRRAPRKVLVIGAGPAGLTAAHLLNAAGHRVTVIEANANRVGGRVKTFRAGGHERAAAPFADPKQYAEAGAMRIPDSHPLVTGLIDSLGLNRRPFHLVDVDRAGRPASRTWILVNGIRVRRADYARDPRAVNRSFGVPAAYENVPAAQIVRGALAPVRKEIDGKEGRALVEGWARVIQRHGHMSMYRYLTDEAKLDERTVDLIGTVENLTSRLHLTFLHSFISSALISPDTRFFELPDGTGTLADAMYARVKDLVRLDRRVTRIARGAAGRSVTVETVSEGRGGRPVVRETFTGDVAIVTVPFSGLRHIPVTPALSYGKRRAITELHYDAATKVLLEFSRRWWEFTEADWKRELEAVRKGLHADYQTGRTPGDGSLLGAHPATPKGRVTQAQRAHYAACRLVARDQPEAAGVVGGGSTSDNPNRFMFQPSHPVPGSAGGVVLASYSWADDALKWDALDDAERYPRALSGLQDVYGQRIEVFYTGVGATQSWMRDPYAYGEASVLLPGQHTELFPHVHRAEGGLHFAGCHTSVKPAWIEGALESAVRTALEVHLGD, encoded by the coding sequence ATGATCATTGAATCCTCCTCCGGCACTGCGGGCCAGACCTCCCGGCGTTCGTTGCTCGCCGGCGCGGGCGCCCTGGCCGTGGCCGGCGGGGTCGCCGCCGGCGCCGCCCCCGCCTCCGCCGTCACCACCACCGCGCCCGCCGCGGCTCCTTCGGCGGACTGGGACACCTGTCTGGCCGTCGCCCGTTCCGTCCTGGTCCGCGACGACAACGACGAGTCGCTGGTGCCGCGTTACGCGGACGTCCTGTTGAAGTCCGGTCTGCCCAGGTCCCGCAGGGCCCCCAGGAAGGTGCTGGTGATCGGAGCCGGCCCCGCCGGCCTGACCGCCGCCCACCTGCTGAACGCGGCGGGCCACCGGGTCACCGTCATCGAGGCCAACGCCAACCGTGTCGGCGGCCGCGTCAAGACCTTCCGCGCGGGCGGTCACGAGCGCGCCGCGGCCCCGTTCGCCGACCCGAAGCAGTACGCCGAGGCCGGGGCCATGCGCATCCCCGACAGCCACCCGCTGGTGACGGGACTCATCGACTCGCTGGGGCTGAACCGCCGCCCCTTCCACCTGGTCGACGTGGACCGCGCGGGCCGCCCGGCGTCCCGTACCTGGATCCTCGTCAACGGCATCAGGGTGCGCCGCGCGGACTACGCGCGCGACCCGCGCGCCGTCAACCGCTCCTTCGGCGTCCCCGCCGCGTACGAGAACGTCCCGGCCGCGCAGATCGTACGGGGCGCCCTGGCTCCCGTGCGCAAGGAGATCGACGGCAAGGAGGGGCGCGCACTCGTCGAGGGCTGGGCGCGGGTGATCCAGCGCCACGGCCACATGTCGATGTACCGCTACCTCACCGACGAGGCGAAGCTGGACGAGCGGACCGTCGACCTGATCGGCACGGTCGAGAACCTCACCTCCCGGCTCCACCTCACGTTCCTGCACTCCTTCATCTCCTCCGCCCTGATCAGCCCGGACACCCGCTTCTTCGAACTCCCCGACGGCACCGGCACCCTCGCGGACGCCATGTACGCACGGGTCAAGGACCTGGTGAGGCTGGACCGGCGGGTCACCCGCATCGCGCGGGGCGCGGCGGGCAGGTCCGTCACGGTGGAGACGGTGTCCGAGGGGCGCGGCGGTCGCCCCGTCGTGCGGGAGACCTTCACCGGCGACGTCGCCATCGTCACCGTGCCGTTCTCGGGGCTGCGGCACATCCCCGTCACGCCCGCCCTGTCGTACGGCAAGCGGCGCGCAATCACCGAGCTGCACTACGACGCCGCCACCAAGGTGCTGCTCGAATTCAGCCGCCGCTGGTGGGAGTTCACCGAGGCGGACTGGAAGCGGGAGTTGGAGGCCGTGCGCAAGGGCCTCCACGCCGACTACCAGACGGGCCGCACCCCGGGTGACGGCTCGTTGTTGGGTGCCCACCCCGCGACGCCGAAGGGCCGTGTCACGCAGGCTCAGCGCGCGCACTACGCGGCCTGCAGGCTCGTCGCCCGGGACCAGCCCGAGGCCGCCGGAGTCGTCGGGGGCGGCTCCACCAGCGACAACCCCAACCGCTTCATGTTCCAGCCCTCGCACCCGGTCCCGGGCAGCGCGGGCGGTGTGGTCCTGGCCTCCTACAGTTGGGCCGACGACGCCCTGAAGTGGGACGCCCTCGACGACGCCGAGCGGTACCCGAGGGCGCTGTCCGGCCTCCAGGACGTGTACGGGCAGCGGATCGAGGTGTTCTACACGGGCGTCGGCGCCACCCAGTCCTGGATGCGCGACCCGTACGCGTACGGCGAGGCCTCCGTGCTCCTTCCCGGGCAGCACACCGAGTTGTTCCCGCACGTCCACCGCGCCGAGGGCGGGTTGCACTTCGCCGGCTGCCACACCTCCGTCAAGCCGGCGTGGATCGAGGGCGCGCTGGAGTCGGCCGTGCGCACCGCCCTCGAAGTCCATCTCGGGGACTGA